A window from Photobacterium atrarenae encodes these proteins:
- a CDS encoding DUF3316 domain-containing protein: MMIKLLSAVVLAGMSLSVQAFSWTSYQDTRHFTAAAGSDKAQVTQQGVSLSKTIQTATPRQLKRSLGIYDHGLRSRSVNVSQTQLVVQEFFTQSGTPQYQAIVKVSYNYDVQNRSRD, from the coding sequence ATGATGATCAAGCTACTCAGTGCTGTTGTACTCGCGGGGATGAGCCTGTCCGTTCAAGCCTTCTCCTGGACATCCTATCAAGACACACGCCACTTCACTGCCGCAGCAGGCAGTGACAAGGCACAGGTCACTCAGCAGGGTGTTTCGCTCAGCAAGACCATTCAAACCGCAACGCCTCGACAGCTGAAAAGATCACTGGGGATTTATGACCATGGCTTGCGTTCCCGGTCGGTCAATGTCAGCCAAACCCAACTCGTCGTACAGGAATTTTTCACACAATCCGGTACCCCGCAATATCAGGCGATCGTCAAAGTCAGCTACAACTACGATGTCCAGAACCGCAGTAGAGATTAA
- a CDS encoding DUF406 family protein, with translation MANEELDYQTCEACGVSAEMGFIIKEGDDVAEVQITGQGKAVLEAELQRYLALAAEVNANFKYEASQIDENSQTLQARLQFECSAEKLIFELKSRSLAK, from the coding sequence ATGGCAAACGAAGAACTGGACTACCAAACCTGCGAAGCATGCGGTGTTTCCGCCGAAATGGGCTTTATTATCAAAGAAGGTGATGATGTCGCCGAAGTACAGATTACAGGTCAGGGAAAAGCGGTTCTCGAAGCCGAATTACAGCGCTATCTTGCCCTGGCCGCTGAAGTCAATGCAAACTTCAAGTACGAAGCTTCGCAGATTGATGAAAACAGCCAGACATTACAGGCCCGGCTGCAATTTGAGTGCAGCGCTGAAAAACTCATTTTCGAGCTGAAAAGTCGCTCACTGGCGAAATAA
- a CDS encoding MIP/aquaporin family protein, whose protein sequence is MSHHDRKTLTGECIAEFIGTGLLIFFGVGCVAALVLAGASFGQWEISITWGLGVTIAIYCTAGVSGAHINPAVTIALALFHGFDKRKVAPYIAAQLLGAFSAAALVYSLYSNLFADYEATHNIIRGTEASLATAGIFSTYPHSALSFMGAFAVEMVITAVLMFAILAIGDEKNGTPRGAMGPLLIGLLIAVIGGSLGPLTGFAMNPARDFGPKFFAYLAGWGDIALTGGKDIPYFIVPILAPIMGASFGAWLYPKAIAMYLPQAEPAQRSDATPAELTK, encoded by the coding sequence ATGAGCCATCATGATAGAAAAACCCTGACCGGGGAATGCATCGCAGAGTTTATCGGCACCGGATTGCTGATCTTTTTTGGTGTCGGCTGTGTCGCCGCCCTGGTTCTGGCCGGTGCCAGTTTTGGGCAATGGGAAATCAGCATCACCTGGGGCCTTGGGGTGACCATTGCCATCTACTGTACTGCCGGTGTTTCCGGTGCCCATATCAACCCAGCCGTGACCATCGCTCTGGCTTTGTTCCATGGCTTTGATAAGCGCAAAGTGGCGCCGTACATTGCTGCGCAATTACTGGGCGCATTCAGTGCAGCCGCCCTGGTCTATAGCCTGTACAGCAACTTATTTGCGGACTATGAAGCGACGCACAACATTATTCGAGGCACGGAAGCGAGCCTGGCGACCGCAGGCATCTTCTCGACCTATCCACACTCTGCGCTCAGCTTCATGGGGGCCTTTGCGGTTGAGATGGTGATCACCGCTGTCCTGATGTTCGCCATTCTGGCCATTGGCGATGAAAAGAATGGCACGCCGCGCGGCGCAATGGGGCCATTGCTGATCGGGCTTTTGATTGCCGTGATTGGTGGCTCACTGGGCCCACTAACGGGTTTTGCCATGAACCCTGCCCGCGACTTTGGGCCGAAATTTTTTGCCTATCTGGCTGGGTGGGGTGATATCGCACTAACCGGTGGTAAGGATATCCCTTACTTCATCGTCCCAATCCTGGCACCAATCATGGGGGCATCCTTCGGAGCCTGGCTGTACCCGAAAGCCATTGCCATGTACCTGCCACAAGCTGAACCGGCACAGCGCTCAGACGCAACACCTGCTGAACTCACGAAATAA
- the glpK gene encoding glycerol kinase GlpK, with protein MNAEKKYIVALDQGTTSSRAVILDHDANIVSTAQREFTQIYPNAGWVEHDPLEIYATQSSTLTEALAKAEIRTDEVAAIGITNQRETTIVWDKNTGKPVYNAIVWQCRRTAEICEELKSQGLEDYIKENTGLVLDPYFSGTKVKWILDNVEGAREKAEAGELLFGTVDTWLTWKMTQGQVHVTDYTNASRTMLFNINTLEWDEKLLKAFDIPLSMMPSVRKSSEIYGMANLGGKGGTRIPIAGIAGDQQAALFGQMCVTSGQAKNTYGTGCFLLMNTGKNKVTSSNGLLTTLACGPEGDVSYALEGAVFMAGASIQWLRDEMKLINDARDTEYFAEKVETANGVYVIPAFTGLGAPYWDAYARGTIVGLTRGVNANHIIRATLESIAYQARDVLDAMQADSGITLDSLKVDGGAVANNFLMQFQADLLDTEVHRPVVTEVTALGAAYLAGMAVGFWQDLDEVKEKAKLDRLFIPDGDQQKRERRYSGWKRAVSCSRGWIEH; from the coding sequence ATGAACGCCGAGAAGAAATATATTGTCGCGCTGGATCAAGGCACTACCAGCTCACGCGCTGTCATTCTCGACCACGATGCCAATATCGTCAGCACCGCACAACGCGAGTTTACCCAGATTTACCCCAATGCCGGTTGGGTAGAGCATGATCCGCTGGAGATTTATGCCACCCAAAGCTCAACCCTAACCGAGGCCCTGGCCAAGGCTGAGATTCGTACCGATGAAGTGGCGGCGATCGGGATCACCAACCAACGTGAAACCACGATTGTCTGGGATAAAAACACCGGCAAACCTGTCTACAACGCGATTGTCTGGCAGTGCCGTCGTACAGCTGAAATCTGTGAAGAACTGAAGTCTCAAGGTCTGGAAGACTATATCAAGGAAAACACCGGTCTGGTGCTGGATCCTTACTTCTCAGGCACCAAGGTCAAATGGATCCTGGACAATGTCGAGGGCGCCCGTGAGAAAGCTGAAGCCGGTGAGTTGTTATTCGGCACGGTTGATACCTGGCTGACCTGGAAAATGACCCAGGGTCAGGTTCATGTCACTGACTACACCAACGCCTCCCGTACCATGTTGTTTAACATCAATACTCTGGAATGGGACGAAAAGCTGTTAAAAGCGTTCGATATCCCATTAAGCATGATGCCGTCTGTTCGTAAATCATCTGAGATCTACGGCATGGCGAACCTGGGTGGTAAAGGCGGCACACGGATCCCGATTGCGGGTATCGCAGGCGATCAACAGGCTGCTCTGTTTGGCCAGATGTGCGTGACCTCCGGTCAGGCGAAGAATACCTACGGTACCGGCTGCTTCCTGCTGATGAATACCGGGAAGAACAAAGTAACCTCTTCCAACGGCCTGCTGACAACCCTGGCCTGCGGCCCGGAAGGCGATGTCAGCTACGCGCTGGAGGGTGCCGTATTCATGGCCGGCGCCTCGATTCAGTGGCTGCGTGACGAGATGAAACTGATCAACGACGCGCGGGATACCGAATACTTTGCCGAAAAAGTAGAGACAGCCAATGGTGTTTACGTCATTCCGGCCTTTACCGGACTGGGCGCACCATACTGGGATGCCTACGCCCGCGGTACAATTGTGGGCCTGACACGCGGCGTGAATGCCAATCATATCATCCGCGCAACGCTGGAAAGTATCGCTTATCAGGCTCGTGATGTGCTGGATGCGATGCAAGCGGATTCCGGTATTACCCTCGACAGCCTGAAAGTCGATGGTGGTGCAGTGGCCAATAACTTCCTGATGCAGTTCCAGGCTGATCTGCTTGATACGGAAGTTCACCGTCCTGTGGTCACCGAAGTCACAGCACTGGGCGCTGCTTATCTGGCCGGTATGGCGGTTGGTTTCTGGCAGGATCTGGACGAAGTGAAAGAGAAAGCCAAACTGGATCGCCTGTTCATACCAGATGGCGATCAACAAAAACGAGAGCGCCGTTACTCAGGCTGGAAACGGGCTGTATCCTGCTCTCGTGGTTGGATTGAGCACTAA